A stretch of the Xiphias gladius isolate SHS-SW01 ecotype Sanya breed wild chromosome 19, ASM1685928v1, whole genome shotgun sequence genome encodes the following:
- the smn1 gene encoding survival motor neuron protein 1: protein MANGCKETLFTRGTGQSDDSDIWDDTALIKAYDKAVVSFKTALKGEDEPQASKKNQPGKKRKHNKKNQSRKRNNAQPDKEWQVGDSCCAYWSEDGQLYAATISSIDEKRGTCIVIYTGYGNKEEQNLEDLLSEISEGDEETNIKVKEAESSTEESDRSTTPNQHKQQPRSKGQKSQAYKEPPPMWAPGFPAFPPGPPPMHAFRPQGGGRRSGGHGPVPPSWPPMMPFGPPMIPPPPPMSPDMVDDEALGSVLISWYMSGYHTGYYLGLKQGRKEAADWTKLQHK, encoded by the exons ATGGCGAATGGATGCAAAGAGACGTTGTTTACGCGCGGAACTGGTCAG AGTGATGATTCGGATATATGGGATGACACAGCACTGATAAAGGCTTACGACAAGGCAGTTGTATCATTCAAG ACTGCCCTTAAAGGTGAAGATGAGCCACAAGCCTCCAAGAAAAACCAACCAGGAAAAAAAcgcaaacacaacaaaaagaaccagagcaggaaaagaaacaatgcaCAACCGGATAAAGAG TGGCAGGTGGGGGACTCGTGCTGTGCTTACTGGTCAGAGGATGGCCAGCTCTATGCAGCCACCATCTCCTCCATAGATGAGAAGAGGGGTACTTGTATAGTTATTTACACAGGCTACGGCAACAAGGAGGAGCAGAACCTCGAAGACCTGCTTTCAGAGATTTCTGAGGGTGATGAGGAAACAAATATCAAG GTAAAGGAGGCAGAATCATCAACAGAGGAGAGTGACAGGTCAACCACACCAaaccaacacaaacagcagccgCGCAGTAAAGGCCAAAAGTCCCAGGCCTACAAAGAACCTCCTCCTATGTGGGCTCCTGGCTTCCCTGCGTTTCCTCCAGGCCCACCTCCCATGCATGCTTTCAGACCG CAGGGGGGAGGCAGGCGATCTGGTGGTCATGGGCCTGTACCTCCTTCCTGGCCTCCCATGATGCCTTTTGGCCCACCA ATGATCCCGCCACCTCCACCGATGAGCCCTGACATGGTGGACGACGAGGCCTTGGGCAGCGTGCTCATCTCCTGGTACATGAGTGGATATCACACAGGATACTACCTG GGTTTGAAACAAGGTCGCAAAGAAGCTGCCGACTGGacaaaactgcagcacaaaTGA
- the hspb11 gene encoding intraflagellar transport protein 25 homolog, translating into MTDSCLSSLGAKVVVATSSDESHPPENIIDGNTKTFWMSTGMFPQEFIIRFAEPTKLSAVTVDSYNVKNLKIEKNTSQNAFQFESVTEKEFEHTDGHLQSNAISLNGSSATHLRFIITTGYDHFVSVHRVSVQN; encoded by the exons ATGACCGATTCCTGTCTAAGTTCTTTGGGTGCAAAGGTTGTCGTCGCTACATCCAGCGATGAGAGTCACCCACCAGAAAACATCATTGACGG aaacaccaaaaCGTTTTGGATGTCCACCGGGATGTTTCCTCAGGAGTTCATCATCCGCTTCGCTGAACCCACGAAACTTTCTGCTGTGACAGTGGACAGCTACAATG tcaaGAATCTAAAGATAGAAAAGAATACCTCACAAAATGCTTTTCAATTTGAGTCTGTCACAGAGAAAG AGTTTGAACATACAGATGGACATCTTCAGTCAAATGCTATTTCA ctaAATGGAAGCAGTGCAACACACCTTCGTTTTATCATCACTACAGGATATGATCACTTTGTTTCAGTGCACAGAGTCAGTGTACAAAACTGA
- the lzts1 gene encoding leucine zipper putative tumor suppressor 1, producing MGSVSSLINGNSPNSKHCKASEYSLKKGTNHHRKSGGCSLDGLLKCGFTQDSSSSTYPSKGLTHSRSGRSEDFFYIKVSHKPRSVYHREGSMADRRNRDGESDGRKQPKLLLMSGKMTQRTSAEKSLVRSTAFKPVIPRSTSSTETGQRSLDHILFPLEKARNPDIRQKRDTFSGTLSDSGRNSMSSLPTHSTSGSLSASTGPVSHSDGSSATANSLSKRVQPSLPSWVHGNSANLDSSYRAVLNSSGLASKANGDAGSPLCADEPSPLSETAGGIRSPITTDESLIECLEQRLLERETELQELQVSFEEKEADTCQLFEEKQKYCAEEMEGLKQRCSAKLQQASQMAAKTQQALQLQAEKERLQEDVSKLTREKALVELRLRSYETESTHLAPTLEETQWEVCQKTGEISLLKQQLRDSQVDISHKLNEIVSLRASLKENTAKMEMLEKKNKDHEDKLHSCTVELEVCQNELQRKKNEADLLREKVGKLEKDIQGMKQDLATAKEQRVQHSFQLEANAQTQALEGLSQGLDSPTHGQGEVNREHIYTESLQRQIERLRRQLREEKDAQERLANSFEQERQTWNKEKDRVLKYQKQLQMNYLQMHKKNKDLERILKELTTELESRTELGMDMTYSSGLQTYEDVIATEI from the exons ATGGGTAGTGTCAGTAGCCTCATCAACGGCAACAGCCCCAACAGCAAACACTGCAAGGCGTCTGAGTATAgtttaaaaaagggaacaaacCATCATAGAAAGAGTGGAGGTTGCAGCCTTGATGGGTTACTGAAGTGTGGCTTCACTCAGGACTCCTCGTCCTCCACTTATCCCTCTAAAGGTCTCACCCACTCCCGGTCAGGACgaagtgaagattttttttacatcaaa GTGAGCCATAAACCAAGGTCAGTGTATCACAGAGAAGGATCAATGGCCGACCGAAGGAACAGAGATGGGGAATCAGATGGGCGAAAGCAACCAAAGCTACTGCTCATGTCAGGGAAAATGACTCAGAGG ACCTCTGCTGAGAAGTCACTGGTCCGTTCCACTGCCTTCAAGCCTGTGATTCCCAGGAGTACGTCCTCCACAGAGACGGGCCAGAGAAGCCTGGACCACATCCTTTTTCCTCTGGAGAAAGCAAGGAATCCAGACATTAGACAAAAGCGAGACACCTTCTCAG GGACTCTCTCAGACTCCGGACGTAACTCTATGTCTAGCCTGCCCACCCACAGCACCAGCGGCAGCCTAAGTGCCTCCACAGGTCCTGTCAGTCACAGTGATGGCAGCTCAGCTACCGCAAACAGTCTCAGTAAGAGAGTACAACCGAGTTTGCCTTCATGGGTCCACGGGAATAGCGCTAACCTTGACAGTAGCTACAGGGCTGTTTTAAACAGCAGTGGCCTGGCATCTAAGGCTAATGGGGATGCTGGCTCCCCACTTTGTGCAGATGAGCCAAGCCCTCTCTCTGAAACTGCAGGTGGGATTCGGTCCCCCATTACTACAGATGAGTCACTGATTGAATGTTTGGAACAAAggctgctggagagagagactgaactGCAGGAGCTACAG GTAAGTTTTGAGGAGAAGGAAGCAGACACCTGccagctgtttgaggaaaaacaaaagtactgTGCTGAAGAAATGGAAGGGCTGAAGCAGCGATGCTCCGCAAAGCTACAACAAGCGTCCCAAATGGCTGCAAAAACCCAGCAAGCACTCCAGCTGCAG gcagagaaggagagacttCAGGAGGATGTCTCAAAGTTAACCCGAGAGAAGGCTCTTGTCGAGCTCAGACTGAGGTCTTACGAGACTGAGAGCACACATTTGGCTCCGACACTTGAGGAAACTCAATGGGAG GTGTGCCAAAAAACAGGCGAGATCTCACTGTTGAAGCAGCAACTGAGAGATAGCCAAGTGGACATCAGCCACAAGCTAAACGAGATAGTCAGCCTCAGGGCATCACTGaaggaaaacacagcaaagatGGAGATGCTcgagaaaaagaataaagacCATGAAGACAAACTCCACTCCTGCACTGTAGAGCTTGAG GTCTGCCAAAATGAACTCCAGCGCAAGAAGAATGAGGCTGATTtgctgagagagaaagtgggcaAACTGGAGAAAGACATTCAGGGAATGAAACAGGATCTGGCCACGGCCAAAGAGCAGAGGGTGCAGCACAGTTTTCAACTTGAGGCCAATGCCCAGACTCAGGCCTTGGAAGGGCTAAGCCAAGGCTTAGATTCCCCCACCCACGGCCAGGGGGAGGTGAACAGGGAACACATCTACACAGAATCACTCCAGAGACAAATAGAGAGACTGAGGCGACAGCTCAGGGAGGAGAAGGATGCTCAAGAGAGGCTGGCCAACAGCTTTGAGCAGGAGAGGCAGACATGGAACAAGGAGAAAGACAGGGTCCTCAAGTACCAGAAGCAGCTCCAGATGAACTACCTGCAGATgcacaagaagaacaaggaccTGGAGAGGATCTTGAAGGAGCTGACCACTGAACTGGAGAGCCGGACAGAGTTAGGCATGGACATGACCTACAGCTCAGGGTTACAAACATATGAGGACGTTATTGCCACAGAGATTTGA